One segment of Candidatus Melainabacteria bacterium DNA contains the following:
- a CDS encoding glycosyltransferase, with product MTPKVTAIVSTYCAARYLPTQLNNLLSQTLSDALEIIVVDSGSLQNEAEIVSDYQKNHQNIAYIRSERETLYGAWNRAVAAAHGQYLINANTDDRLSANTYEVLASTLDANPEVGLVYSDAWETEDDYDILNFETLSPLENWTRIETPEYSHKELLLRCFIGAFPMWRRSLHERFGTFDPGFTVAGDYDFWLRIAEHVPFKRVAQPLGLILESPDSVLCRNKGKLFEEMGLLRRKYFAPARRT from the coding sequence ATGACACCGAAAGTAACAGCAATCGTTTCAACCTACTGTGCTGCCAGGTATTTACCAACTCAGCTCAACAACTTACTGTCACAGACATTGTCAGACGCGCTGGAAATAATCGTCGTTGATAGTGGTTCCCTTCAAAACGAAGCCGAAATCGTCAGCGACTATCAAAAGAATCATCAAAATATAGCCTACATCAGGAGCGAAAGAGAAACTCTCTATGGCGCCTGGAATCGAGCCGTGGCAGCTGCTCATGGCCAATATTTGATCAACGCAAACACAGACGACAGACTCAGCGCAAATACTTACGAAGTGCTCGCCAGTACTCTTGATGCGAATCCCGAGGTTGGACTGGTCTACTCTGACGCATGGGAAACTGAAGACGACTATGACATTCTAAACTTTGAGACTCTGTCCCCGCTGGAAAACTGGACACGCATTGAAACACCTGAATACAGCCACAAAGAACTTTTACTGCGCTGCTTCATCGGAGCATTTCCAATGTGGCGGCGGTCCCTTCATGAAAGATTCGGTACCTTCGACCCCGGCTTCACAGTCGCCGGCGACTATGATTTCTGGCTGCGCATTGCAGAACACGTTCCATTCAAACGCGTGGCACAACCGCTCGGTCTAATTCTGGAATCGCCGGATAGCGTTCTCTGCCGAAACAAGGGCAAACTTTTCGAAGAAATGGGATTACTCAGACGCAAGTATTTTGCCCCCGCCAGGCGAACCTAG
- a CDS encoding glycosyltransferase, translating to MYRTLFCLDSDSISGGIKLCREIMQALQNDGQEVAYLVWNSRRRFEGWNNLPVERIERIEDIAAKNFDFVVFSNAYLAPLILPFVGNAHPVLYYMAHESYHYGSTYAECMTESEAFLNILRLPISIVSISEALRTILMSKTGRHSYYIPVGPDKKFFTPRPPKDRSASRKRILLVGDYNLNWKGMQDALTAVEMLSHDVNVELVLITQGRHGRKIFDHYEFPIEINYQPPLAAIPDIYASCHVYCCSSWHEGLGLAALEAFSCGVPAVCTRNHGVDDYGVDNESVLLAEPNNPQDLCNKLKVILTDEVLSSKLRKNAFDQAKRYEPGKVLQAWKEAQQQILSEPLAVVEAAEMNQLLTALEEEGMYTPLVTLDALQNLNSAIDSICDDLLNQRLQADQGIERLSAIRNELKQYTQNTNTQYFKSFKAGYDLCQLLIAFKDAPDFLKCVSTLSARNK from the coding sequence ATGTACAGAACACTGTTTTGCCTGGACAGCGATTCGATTAGCGGCGGTATCAAACTGTGTCGAGAGATTATGCAGGCACTTCAGAACGATGGACAGGAAGTTGCATACCTCGTCTGGAATTCACGACGGAGATTCGAGGGATGGAACAACCTGCCTGTTGAAAGAATCGAGAGAATCGAGGATATCGCCGCCAAAAACTTCGATTTTGTAGTTTTCTCCAACGCCTACTTAGCACCACTTATATTGCCCTTTGTTGGGAACGCTCATCCTGTCTTGTACTACATGGCCCACGAAAGCTATCATTACGGCTCGACATACGCCGAGTGTATGACTGAGTCAGAAGCATTTCTGAATATTCTGCGCTTGCCGATTTCAATAGTCTCAATTTCGGAAGCACTCAGAACCATACTCATGAGCAAAACGGGACGTCATTCGTACTACATCCCGGTTGGTCCAGACAAAAAATTCTTCACTCCACGCCCTCCGAAAGACCGTAGCGCATCTCGAAAGCGCATCTTGCTGGTCGGTGATTACAATCTGAACTGGAAAGGCATGCAAGACGCTCTCACCGCTGTCGAGATGCTCTCACACGACGTGAATGTCGAGCTTGTGCTCATAACTCAGGGAAGGCATGGTAGAAAAATATTCGACCACTACGAATTTCCCATTGAAATAAACTACCAACCACCGCTCGCAGCAATACCGGACATTTATGCCAGCTGCCACGTCTACTGCTGTTCGTCTTGGCATGAAGGACTTGGACTGGCAGCCCTGGAAGCCTTCAGCTGCGGGGTCCCTGCCGTGTGCACCCGAAACCACGGCGTCGATGATTACGGAGTGGACAACGAATCAGTACTCCTCGCTGAGCCGAACAATCCGCAGGACCTGTGCAATAAACTCAAAGTAATTTTGACAGACGAGGTTCTGTCTTCGAAATTACGAAAAAATGCCTTTGATCAGGCCAAAAGATACGAACCTGGCAAAGTCTTGCAAGCATGGAAAGAAGCGCAACAACAGATTCTCTCCGAGCCTCTTGCAGTCGTCGAAGCTGCCGAAATGAATCAACTTTTGACTGCATTAGAAGAGGAAGGTATGTATACCCCACTGGTGACACTAGATGCATTGCAGAATTTGAATAGCGCTATCGATTCCATATGCGATGATTTATTGAATCAGCGCCTACAAGCAGATCAAGGTATTGAGCGGCTATCAGCTATAAGAAATGAGCTGAAACAATACACGCAGAATACGAATACTCAATATTTCAAATCTTTCAAAGCCGGCTATGACTTATGCCAGCTGCTGATCGCGTTCAAAGATGCTCCTGATTTCTTAAAGTGTGTTTCGACTCTATCAGCGCGGAACAAGTGA